From a region of the Castanea sativa cultivar Marrone di Chiusa Pesio chromosome 10, ASM4071231v1 genome:
- the LOC142612005 gene encoding uncharacterized protein LOC142612005, producing MEPPFKQRWTNQDMFFNEEDARGIRQPHNDPLVITLTIKWFNTKRILVDNGSSADIMYLPAFQQLKLDPGRLRPFDSPIFSLNGDRVYPKGMVMLKVTVGTYTKQLTHQLDFLVVDCPSSYNVIIGRPTLNRWKAATFTYYLKVKFPTEDGVGEVKGDQVLARECYQEVLATNENHTWTIEEEKEDKVEALEAVELVEGETAKMTRIGTTLSPEMRTKLIQFFKENLDVFAWSHKDMPGISRQVIQHELNVDPGRKPIKQRRRLFSPERSQAITDEVNKLL from the coding sequence ATGGAACCTCCATTCAAGCAAAGATGGACAAACCAAGACATGTTTTTCAACGAAGAGGATGCTCGAGGAATAAGGCAGCCACATAATGACCCCCTGGTTATAACACTCACAATCAAATGGTTCAACACCAAGAGGATCCTTGTAGACAATGGAAGTTCCGCAGATATTATGTACTTACCGGCCTTCCAACAATTGAAACTAGATCCTGGGAGATTGCGCCCGTTTGACTCCCCCATTTTCAGCTTAAACGGGGACAGGGTATATCCCAAGGGCATGGTGATGCTAAAAGTCACAGTAGGGACCTACACAAAGCAGCTAACCCATCAGTTGGACTTCCTGGTGGTAGATTGCCCCTCCTCATATAATGTAATCATTGGGAGACCCACGCTTAACAGGTGGAAGGCGGCTACGTTCACCTATTACCTaaaggtgaaattcccaacCGAGGACGGTGTCGGCGAGGTGAAAGGGGATCAGGTCTTGGCCAGGGAATGCTACCAGGAAGTATTGGCTACGAATGAAAACCACACGTGGACAATCGAggaggaaaaagaagacaaagtagAAGCTTTGGAAGCAGTGGAACTCGTCGAGGGAGAGACTGCCAAGATGACGAGGATAGGAACAACCTTAAGCCCCGAGATGAGGACAAAACTCATTCAATTCTTCAAGGAAAAcctagatgtctttgcatggagtcacaaGGATATGCCCGGCATATCACGGCAGGTCATCCAGCACGAGCTGAATGTGGATCCTGGGAGAAAGCCCATCAAACAAAGACGACGACTCTTTTCCCCCGAACGAAGCCAAGCGATCACCGACGAAGTTAACAAGTTATTGTAG